One segment of Capnocytophaga sp. oral taxon 878 DNA contains the following:
- the rpsJ gene encoding 30S ribosomal protein S10, with the protein MSNQQKIRIKLKSYDHNLVDKSAEKIVKTVKAAGAVVVGPIPLPTHKKIFTVLRSPHVNKKAREQFQLSSHKRLLDIYSSSSKTIDALMKLELPSGVDVDIKV; encoded by the coding sequence ATGAGTAATCAACAAAAAATAAGAATCAAGTTAAAGTCTTACGACCATAACTTAGTAGATAAATCAGCTGAAAAGATTGTTAAAACAGTGAAAGCAGCTGGTGCAGTAGTAGTAGGACCTATTCCACTACCTACACATAAAAAAATCTTTACTGTTCTACGCTCACCTCACGTGAATAAAAAAGCACGTGAACAGTTCCAACTGAGCTCACACAAGCGTTTGCTTGATATTTACAGCTCATCATCAAAAACTATTGATGCTTTGATGAAATTGGAATTGCCAAGTGGTGTAGATGTAGACATCAAAGTGTGA